cctcttcctacctctcacagagagaaggagagaaagaaagagacagagaaaggaagaaagaagagagagagagagggagagagagagagagagagagagagagagagagagagagaggaatggctgTCACCTATCTTCATGCCCGTGAGGCCcttatatttatttgtgatttaCCAGCGTTCTCTGTTGGGttgcaaatattatgaaataaGATGCAAAGTACACAGGTGAATTACGACTGACTGTTTGTTGGTGCTGTTCCATCCTGTTCCAGGGGGCGTTTTGATCTCTTTGGCCCAGTCTATGAGGTTGGCTGAAGGATGGGTgtttgggaggtggggggacctcccgttTGCTGGAACCGGGTGGGGGAGCCCGGTTACAACAGACCAACACCCATCCCGAAGTCAACCCCAGAGTATGGACCGAACAGATCGCAACGCCTCCGGAATACGACGCAGCAGCATCAACTCGCTACCAGTCAAAATTCTTCAGTTTTGGGCGCTTCTCTTGCTGTTTCttctttgtttcctttaattttcctgcttttcattcttcctcttcatcccattcttcctcttcgtcctcttcatcccattcttcctcttcgtcctctgcatcctcttcgtcctctgcatcctcttcgtcctcttcgtcctcttcctcctcttcgtcacattcttcctcttcgtcctcttcattacattcttcctcttcgtcctcttcgtcctcttcatcacattcttcctcttcctcagacAGTTTCTgactcatcttcttcttcatcatcggaTTCATCGGGAAACTTGGGATCTTCGAACAGCTTATCCGCAACGTCCTTGACGAAGCCCCTGAGAGTGTTGTATTCCTCTCTTTCGTCAGCGTCACGTAGGATGTCGTTAGCGTAGTTGATCTTTTGCATGATTTCATTCACTTGTTCTCGCTCTGCCTGAGACCCTTGGAACTTATCAGGGTGGCTCTTGAGGGCCAGCTTCCTGTAGGActtttctatttccttcaaaGCAGCATCCTCTGCAACGCCTAGGATGTCGTAGGGGCAGCCATGGCGTTCCATTCTTTCCAGGGTTTCGGCAGCTGAGATCAAAGCTTCCACATCTTCTTGATCTTCATCTAATTTCTCAAGATGGACCGTAGCTTCACCGTCTGTCCTGCAAGCAAGAGACACAATGCCAGTCTTAACCTACAGTCATCTTGATCTTCGTCCTTATCCAGAACATCGAGGAAACAGTCACATGCTTCTTGCAGCCGTCCAAGCTTACAGAAGACGTTCCCTTTCATTCTGGCCAAGTCAACACGTACCTGCGGGAAAAAGGATTCCAGAGACTGTGCGTGTGTAAGCCTTTCCAAAACAGCATCGATTTCACATTCGTCTATCATCGACGGAATCGAGTACCATATCTTCCGCTGCTCCAGAAACTCTTTTCCCTTGAGTGCCCTTTCGTGGTGAGGACATCGGTCTAGAACCTGAGTCAAAATCATTTCAGCTTTCTCTAACTCAGCATCAAAGGCACAAAGTAGGGCAGACTCCACCAGAACATCACAGTCATCTTGATACTCGGCAGGTAAATTGTCCAGTATTTTTTGGGCCTCTTCCACCATTCCTAGAGCCGTGTGGCATCTCAACTCCTTTACACGACAATCCAACACATTATCATAGTCCTTTGTTATAATTCCTAGGAAAACAATTGCTGTCTGAAAATCTTCCATCTCAATACAGCGATCAGCCTCTGCCTCCAGGACTTTTCGCCGATGTACTTCTACCTGTGTACTTTTTTCTTCAGCCTCTTTGAGTCGCTCTTGAACCTGACTCAAGGTATCTTCCGCCACTTTCagatttccttttacttccttcAACTCAGTTTCTAGTGATTTCCTTTCGGCTCTTTCGCTCTGGAGGATTGCATTTTGATCTTGTCGTTTTGCGATCCTTTCTTTGAGGGCCTTGTTCTCTGCAACCAgagcattatttttattcttttgtttatttgctcTTAAATTACTCAGTGAGGCCACTTCccgctctctctcgtctaatttctccttcagtttttcattttctcgttGAAGCTGCTGAACTCTCTCGTCCAGAATACGGACCTTCTTCTGAGCCTCATGAACATGATTTTTTCCGAGGTCACGATTTTTGGCAAGAGCAGATAATTCTTGCTGTGAGGTTCGCAACTTCTCTTCGAGCTGTGTGGTCACctgtttcaattttttcctttccgCTTCATGCGCCTTAACTTTCTCTTCCAGGTAACCACAATAAAAGTCGTTGTCCGATGCTCGACTCTCCATTTCCTCCAGTTTGTTTCTGTTCCGCTCACACTCTTTGTCTCTATCAGCGAGTTGGTCCTTTAGAGTGTCTGCTTCCTTTCCTTTCCGGAATAATGCGTCCTCATAGTCTGCAATTTTCGTTTTCAACTCGTTGACTAAATCATCATTCCTCTTGGTAAGAGCTTCCTCGTTTTTCTTTCCCTCGTCAATTTCACGAAGGAGACTCGAGTTTTCCTCCTTCAGAAGGGAT
This region of Macrobrachium nipponense isolate FS-2020 chromosome 25, ASM1510439v2, whole genome shotgun sequence genomic DNA includes:
- the LOC135199048 gene encoding myosin heavy chain, non-muscle-like, coding for MISLLKEENSSLLREIDEGKKNEEALTKRNDDLVNELKTKIADYEDALFRKGKEADTLKDQLADRDKECERNRNKLEEMESRASDNDFYCGYLEEKVKAHEAERKKLKQVTTQLEEKLRTSQQELSALAKNRDLGKNHVHEAQKKVRILDERVQQLQRENEKLKEKLDEREREVASLSNLRANKQKNKNNALVAENKALKERIAKRQDQNAILQSERAERKSLETELKEVKGNLKVAEDTLSQVQERLKEAEEKSTQVEVHRRKVLEAEADRCIEMEDFQTAIVFLGIITKDYDNVLDCRVKELRCHTALGMVEEAQKILDNLPAEYQDDCDVLVESALLCAFDAELEKAEMILTQVLDRCPHHERALKGKEFLEQRKIWTDGEATVHLEKLDEDQEDVEALISAAETLERMERHGCPYDILGVAEDAALKEIEKSYRKLALKSHPDKFQGSQAEREQVNEIMQKINYANDILRDADEREEYNTLRGFVKDVADKLFEDPKFPDESDDEEEDESETV